The following DNA comes from Quercus robur chromosome 1, dhQueRobu3.1, whole genome shotgun sequence.
aaaatcccaacctgtgagaaacaaaaaaaaggagagaaaacacacgccaaagaaaaataattacacgcataagacaatatttacgtggttcagcaatttgcctacgtccacggagttgcagagatttcactattattagggaagaagaaaatacaAGATGCGGCTACAATTATTCCTCACAATCAAAACACGGCAACCAACCCCCAATTAAAAACCCTAATCAAAGTCGGTTTCTATTATACAAAATGggccaaaatttttttcccgGGGGCGTTGCCCCTGGACCCCCAAAAGGCTTATCCATGAGCGCTCCGACTTGGTCCTATCGATCCAAGCCTctgctccatggactaagcctcagtaaatctctcattaaaaaccACACAATATTATTCGGGTCGTCGAATCGGATCAAACAAAATTAGGCTCCACAAAAGCCCAACAGTTATAGCAGAGGAATTTTCTTTGTGCCAATTTGGGGAAAGGTATTGAAATGGGGATTTTTCCATTACCAAAACTGCTTATAAAATTTCGTAGGTTTctatgtattaattattattCCTAATACATGTATATGACTTACTGCTATTCTATTCTATGCCACAATCCACAGACCTCTCTTCTACAGCACTAGATTAAGTAGATTCAGATTGGCTCCTTTTAGGAAATTAGAAATAGATTGAACTGTCTTGTTATAAAATCTATATTAGATAAATGTAATCCGATGTTCATTGTTCTTTGTTAAATACTGTTGAGATTTCAAAGAATACCAATTTTGCTTTGTCAATATGTtacattgattatttttttattatctaattaTCAACTAATAGTATTGTTCTTTGCTGCTTTTGATACGGATACAGGGAATAATGCAGGGAGTAATATAGTGAATAATGCAGGGAATAATACAGGGAGTAATACAAGGAGTAAGAGATTGAATGTGATGGTGATAGGTAACATatttatttaatcaaattttttgttgatactAATGATAGGACATGCTATTCTATAGAACTCAAATGATTCCATATGGAAGCGATATAGTGTGCCTTCAACACAAAAAACTGTGACCTTCCTTTTTTACCCCTTCTCACGATGTATCTAATTATCCAATCTTTAGAGTAATTTTGTTAATGCCTCCATTTgctccattttttattattcaataaGATGTAATTGTATGTACAGAATCAATCGGTACAAtagctaaaatttttataatccATGATTTTCCTCCGAGGTACATTCTTAGCATGTGCTTCTTCATTGTTACTCTTGAGTCACCACAAGAAAATGCAAATTTATTGAGGTTCAAGACATTATCAATATGTAGTTTGAGTTACTGTCGTGTCAGCACATAACTTCATAATCTCATTTCTTTTAATACAGCTACTTCATCTGTTGCAATTGGTGTTTTGATGGTTATAATCTGCTGCTTCTGGAGAAAGTTCAAGATAAttaaaagtattaatttttggaagaaGTTCAAGTTAAttaaaagtattaatttttggaagaaGGAAACTCTAACTCATCAGAGTGTTGAGGCATTTCTAAAAAGTCATGGACCTCTTGTCGTTAGAAGATACAGTTATGCTGATATAAAGACAATGACCAAGTCCTTTAATGATAAATTAGGCCAAGGGGGCTATGGTAGTGTCTATAAGGGGAAGTTACAAGACGGCTGTTTTGTGGCAGTGAAGGTTATGAAAGAATCGTAAGGTAATGGAGAGGAGTTCCTTAATGAGGTTGCAAGCATTAGTAGGACCTCCCATGTTAACATTGTCACTCTTAAGGGGTTTTGTTTTGAGGGTTCTAAAAGAGCTCTTATCTATGAGCTTATGCCTAATGGATCCCTTGAGAAGTTCATATATAAAGGAAATCCATCAAGTTCTAATCATCATTTGGGGTGGGAAACATTATACAAGATTGCAATTGGCATTGCACGAGGCTTGGAGTACTTGCATAGAGGTTGCAACACACGAATTTTGCATTTTGACATAAAGCCTCACAACATTCTTTTGGATGAGAACTTTTGCCCAAAAATTTCTGATTTTGGCCTTGCAAAGATATGCCCTAGAGAAAAGAGTACTATATCAATGGTCGGTGCAAGAGGGACTACTGGATATATAGCTCCCGAAGTATTTTGTAGAAGTTTTGGAGGTATCTCTCGCAAGTCAGATGTCTATAGCTATGGAATGATGGTTTTAGAAATGGTGGGAGGCCGAAAGAATATTGATGTTAGTGTTGATTTTACTAGTGAAATATATTTTCCACATTGGATTTACAAGCGTCTTGAACTAAATGAAGAATTAGGATTGTTAGGCCTTTTAGAGGAAGGAGATGAAGACACTGCAAGGAAGATGATAATAGTGAGTTTATGGTGCATACAAACTAACCCCTCAAACCGACCATCAATGAGTAAAGTGGTGGATATGTTGGAAGGGAGTCTTGACTCTTTGCAAATCCCCCCCAAACCTTACTTGTTTTCTCCGCCAAGATCACCGATAGATTCTTCTACTGTAATGATGTCAATGCAATATGACTCTATGCactaaaatatactttattttaGGGGAAACATTGACTCGATAGGAGGTATGAGCTTTGttgattgtatttatttttagcttGTTAAGGAAGATCTTTTCTATGTTGCtcaaaatatttgataagaccTGATTTTATGGCTTTTCTTCTAATCTAATCTTGTCGTTAACCCGTGCAATacacaagaaaggaaaaaaaggtaTAACAATAATACTATTATAGTGAACAAATTTCATACTATGATGTGGTTTAATCTTATGTCGAGCTCTTGTTAGATCTGGTTAAGACGGCGAGGAATTCAAATATTTAGAAAGAATGTGTCATTAAATTTGGTGTATAGTTATATATGCTGAATAATATCCACCCTATCCATATTATGTAATTTTCTCAGTGGCATATATTGTGCTcaattagatttatttttcgATGTttctgaaagaaaaaaaagatatattttcGATAATCTTGGGATTATACATTATGGGCTTTGGAATTGGTAATGACATCACAGACCAAAGGCATGTCCGTGTAGTGTACTCACTACCCAATGCACACGACTCTACCCGTCTCCACGATTGAAACAAGTCACAGAGATTTCCACAACAAACTTTTTGACTGTTCTCAGGTTTTGAAGAGGCAAGTGAGTCTTTCCTCTGCGTGTCAATGGGGTCAGATGAGCAGGAAACTCCCCTCAGTGGAGACTCTTTGGCATTGGCATGAAGAGATTTCCCAATGCACAGATCATATGTGTCAGATGGGTATCCGAACTTGttctcattttcattttatttcagCCTGTTTTCACACCGCTTCCATATCCAATTTCCAATTCAACTACCGTGTTAATCAGTGAAACCACATACTATAATTAGTGAAGACAGAAGCTGTACAACCACGTTGTTATAGTTTAGAGTAAATACATTCTTGTTTGTGATTTTCGTTTTTGCTACTGAATCGGGAATTTTTCGATGGTTTCTGTCtatctgtttgttttctttgttctctCACACCTCTCGCTGCTTCACTcagttgaagaagaaaagagaaaacaacCAAATTGTTCGCCATTTCAATGTAAAAAATTCGGTATCATTGGCTTTCCATTCACGAATAGCGCAGACCCAAATCGGCAAATTGCAGTTTATTGCCAGTAAATTGTGACAAAACACCTCCTACAATCTAACTGGGGTGGACTTGAGGACCATATGAAGTTATTAACATCTCTTACACTTGAGGACCATATGCGTATCAAGGACTTTTTACTTTCAGATTACTTGACTAGCCAAAAATGCGAATTCTTAACTCTTTATTAATCTTTATGAAATTACCTCACCCATGCAGACCCTATTTAAATGCGATAGAgtttagtggttttttttttttttaataatattaattaaatgttATCTATTCaactttctatatatatatatatatatttaattgctCTTCTTACATGCAAATttgctaattaattttttatattgaagTTTTATTAACATCTCCCTTACTCaggaaaattaattttcaatgaTTATTCGGcacatttataacattttttttggggtgaaaTAATATAGGTTTTAATTGGGTTGGATTCCTATAGGCTTGATATTTGTTTGGGCCTTCTTAGAAGTGGGGGAAAGAATGTAAAATCCACCCATTTCTTTATGTAATGGGAGCCTTAGGACCCgttaaaatttttgggataagtAGGGTCTATGCATAGAGTTGGCCGTGGATTGGACAAAATTGAGCTCTAATCCAATTTGCAGATATCTCCTCCAACACACCAGATGATGATTTATAAGACTATCTATGCATATTATTTAAAGAAGTCACACGATTCATTAAAAAAGTCATGTGACTAAAATTACATGTGGATAATCTCTTCATTGGCCATATAATGGGTTAGAGATAAATAGCTCCAAATCAATTTCGAGCTAACTTTTATGTAACACTAaagttcttattttttattttttatttttcaaatggaAATTGAGCATTTGACATTCGGCAATGATTTGGACTTCAGCTGGACCTTGGACAGTGCAATACTTGTAACAAAAACTTTACCTCCaaaccaatttaaaaaaaaatttcccccaaTCCATTACATGGTGGTTAAAAACACTATTCTCATGTACTTTTAGTCATATGACATTTCTTATAAATCatatgacttgtttaaatattatatgTAGATAGTCTTATAAATCACCACATAGTAGGTTGAAGAAAAACCTTATCTAGGCTGGCCCCTAaccattttatgtaattttctcAGTGGGATATGGCCCATTAGATATATCATTTATCTAATtatctttcaagtttcaataatatTGGGATCAAATAATATGGATTATGGAATGGCACGGGCACCACAATGCCACATACCATGGGCATGTTCGAGGAGTAAGATGGCAAGTGGGTTGGTCACGTTTATGTTTGGTTTAGCTCCATTACTTTTTTAGAGTAATGATAGGACCATAACTTTTGCTACAACTTATTTATGTGGTAAGTCGTGAGTGGTGGAGTTGTGAGCCCACAACTTTTACTCCATCATTCAAGACTTGCCATGTGAGCAAGTTGTGGTCATaacattttccatttttatgGGGCCATTGATTGTCTATTTTGTACCCAATTCACAAAGACTCCAGTCCACACATATCCACGATTCAAACTAGTCGCAATGATTTCCACTACAAACTTTTGACTGGTCTCAGGTTTTGAAGAGTCGGGGAGTTAAGTGAGTCTTCCACTGAGCTTTAATGGGGAAGATGAGTAGAAACTCCTCAATGCACTGAGCAtgtttgagaattgagatggGTACCCCACCAATTTCAGCCTATTTTTTTCCCAAGTCTTTTATATCCACTTTCCAAGTAGTCAAGTACAATGTTAATCAGAGAAACCACATATTATATAGTGAAGAAAGAAGACAAGAAGTTATACAAACACGTTCTTTTAGTTTAGAGTATTTAGATTCTTggttgtgatttttgttttttgctagTGAATTGGGAATTGTGGGATGGCTTCTTCtgtctctttgttttctttgttttctcacACCTTTTGCTTCTTCACTCAGCTGAAGGAGAAGTAAAGAGAAAACTCCCAAAAATGCGAATACTTCACCAATTTTACTTTTCACAACTCTTCCATTCATCTCTTTTTAACTCACCACACCCAATCATACTCTATTTAAATGCAATCATTACTCATTCCAACGATAGTTCTCCCAGTTTTCCTTCTGAATGTTCAATTATTCGGGTCCCAGCTGTAAAAGAGCATTCAGATGACCTAAATTTAACTGCTGAGTTCGACCTTGAAGTGCAAGCATGATGTATCTGATGCTTGTAGCAGTTGTTACTGTGGAGGGGGTCTATGCGAACGTGACGAGGAGGGAAATTTTCCATGTGCCATTACAGAGAAAGGTAAAGACGTTAGAATAATTGAAATAGGACACggtttaatatttaaattttgtaattatttaactttttagtattttttatgtaatttttgttattttaagtttaggtgatttatttccttattttaggtgttttaatttttttttagtcaaattagggttttatatACTTTTATTGCCGCCTTAGGGTTTGCTAGCTGCCTTTGGGTTTTTAGCCATcctaggttttctttttactatttaaacacGTATGTAGGGACTGGGTTCGAGCACCTCTCCTGTTGGATGAATGGTCTTAAgcccaactagcccaatacaataaatttgtagagaatgagtttaagaactaggtcttagttTGGATTACAACAACTAGACACGGTTATAAACGAGCTGAGTAACAAGGATATGGATTAAAGCATGAAATTTGGTCCTCGGGCGTTTCGTCCGAGGAACTTAAtatccttcttcttccttcaatACTAGGTTACAAAGGTTTCCAAGACCATGCAGGCTATTACCgtctcctccttttttttctcttcctctcttttttccgCGATCCCCCATTCATGgggggtctctcacattatatacttctttccaATCGATCTTAACcctccacctgttgatcatGCAGGTCATTACTCGAGTGTTCGTCTCATCAGCCACCTTCCtaaaccctctgtgagttgcggcaaccTAGGTTGCACTGTTtaggggtcatttcctcattaatgtggccaggaCATTAGTTGGGTGCATTCAATGCGAaggtgacagtttctccttgGATTGCTCCTACACCATACGTTTATGGGTATCCTACTGTACTTATCCTTCTCCTGGGGGCGCTCTGGGAGGCTGCTTTTGCCAGTGTGCTGTTCTCCCCTCTTGGTATTTGGGATGCCGAGAGcaggatcgtcctcggcaacgtttctaggccatttgggctttctttgtcCGTCTCGGCGCGGGTTTTGGGCCCAGTATAAAGTGGACCAGGGTTGcaaattctttggccccacaatagccccttaaaatCTTGCTGTCCGGCTCTTCGGATGGAgatgagggttttggtgacatcgGGCCTCTATCATGGCTTGTCAAGTCTTGTCCTCCATCAATGCCAGAGCCTCTTCGTTTGCCCGAGACACATTCCGGGCGCCTTGGTATATGAAGCGTGTCTTCATTAAATGCTAGTGGCTCTGTGCTCCCCACGTTCAACGGTGCGATGGTGATCTAACGGTGGAGATTTCCTTACCTTTATGGGTGGGAAAATCCGCACAGTTACTTTTAATGGGAGGTATAAATACTCATTTGAACCGATTTGTCTCTTTAcctttgcacttaagagttctggCGCACATATCCTGAGTTCAATCAAACTTCCAGCCAATCTCAAGTCTCTTTCCAGCATAAAAAGCCTGTTCGAGGAGCTTTTCCTCATTTCTGTAAGTTTTCTGCTTTCACTAACTTGTGTTCCCTCTCTTCTAAGTTCCTTTTCCTCTTACCCCTCTCCCTCCTTTGTCTTTCCCTGAATTTTTTAGCTGTTTTTAGGGATgggtaaattaaaaaagttggttGAGACCGAGGAGGCGATGGAAAAATTCATCGTCGATTATAGGATACCCCCTAATGTAGGTTTGAGGTATTGTGAGGAAGGGGAATGGCATTTTAGAAGAAACGGGGGCGAAGTGGTGATCCCCATAATCGCCTTTGTAGAATGTggtatgagaatccccatgggaCCAGTAATGAGGGATTACCTTAGGCATTTTCGCTTAGCTCCCACCCAGTGCGCTGCTAATGTGTTTAGGATcctgggttgtgtggatgctTTAAACGAGAAAATGGGGCTAAGATTAACCAATCACGATGTAAACTGGTGCTACAACCTCCAACTCCTGACAGACAAGTCCTACTATATGAAGACGAGGGACGATGAGGTTCGGCTTATTCAGTACTTCCCCGAGTACAGCAAAAGGTTAAACAAGGACTTTCTCATTGTGTCTGGGGGGTGGCATGACGACCTTCCTTGCCCAACAGTGGAGGgggaaccaggtggggtatcgAGAGTAGGAGAGGGCTGATCTTCTTTGCCATCATGATTTACTCGGTTCGGCTACTAATAtgaacatgttttttttttgcagatccGCACGCCTTTCAACGACACTTTCACTTGACCAACTGGGGAGATTTAGAGACTTATTCTCAAGGTGGCGGTTTTTGTAAACGAAGCAGACAACCAGGTCAGAGCCGCTCACAAGATCTTGGGGTACAATCCTATCCAAAAGTCATTCGCCGCCCCGAAGCACGTGATCAGAGCTAACGATCCTCGGCTTCAGAAAATCGCCGTAGTAGAGCACGGATTTTTGATTTCCGAAGGATCTCCTGTCCTAGAGGGCATCCTGTTGGCAGGCTCTTCCTTGTCCCACCAAGCAGCGGAGGCCGAGGGTGATTTGGGTTTGTCCGAAAAAGGATTCGGTGTGTTTAACCAAGCTAGTCCATCCGAGGATCCTTTTGGTGACTTGGGTGACCCTGACTTGTCCGAGGCGGATCTCTTGTTAGTGGGGACATCTTCTCAGGCGGAGATGGGTTTTAAGAGAAAGCCCCCGTCTAGCTTGTTCGACCTGATTGAGGGCCAACCGGGGAAGGATACACCAGGGAAGTCACAATCTAatcttcctcctcctccaccacaaCCTCAGCCTGTTCAGACCAGGTCTTCTCCCTCCCGGTCGCAGCCACCATCTCCCTGACCTAAACTTCCTGCTCCTCCCCAATCGACTCTGCCTCCTCGGCTTGAACCCACCGACCCAAAGAGGAAGAGGAGTTCCAAGGGTAAAGAGCCAATGGATGGGGGGAAGTCTCGCTCCTTTTAAGAGGAGGGTGAAGCCTCGCGGGCTCAAAAGCAATTAAAGATTGGGCATCAAGGCCATGGAAAAGAGGTCGATGCCCAACCTACGCCCCAGGCTTGGCTTCCTGTCCCAATGCTTCATGGGGAGCCGCTGATGGACAACGCTTCCCTAAGGGACTTCCAGGGCGGCGAAGGCACTTATGTGGCCGACGCGTTGGAGAGGACCCTGTTGCTCCCCACTGATATGGAGGAATTGAGGAATTTGAGGAGGCAAGAGGTCTTCCTCAATATCAAGAGGTATTTGGGCATGGTAAAGTTTCTCACACTTGTGACTTTGTTGATTTTTGGTTCCTTGATTTTCAACTTATCGTGGCCTTGTTTCAATTGGTAGGCTgtccaggccacctataggCTGGAAGAGGACGCCAAGGAGCAGAGCAGGTCCCTAGAGCTTGAGCGTAATAAACGCGTGAACGCTGCGCGGACTCTCAAGAATTCCGAGGTTGACCTCACTAAGGCCAGGGAGGAGCTGAAGGAGATGACCAGGGCCAGGGACAGCACCAAATTTGGCCTGGCCAGCGCTCAGAGGCAGGCCGAAAACCAGACAAAGCACCTACTTGAAACTGAAGATCAGCTGAGGATTGCTAAGGAGCAAATCGTTGATCTAAAGAAGAAACTGGTTGAGGCGGAGGAAGCCAAAAATGTTGCGGAGTGGGCTAGGGACGAAGCTCTAAGGGCTAAGACGGAGGCTGAATTTGCCAGGACGGAGGTCGAGACCTCCaaggagaaagccgaggaggagGCTTACTACTCCGGGGTGGCTGAGACTCAGGCCATTCTTAAAGCTCAAATCCCTGGAGTATGCAGGCTctactgctcccaggtttggaACGAAGCCCTCAAAcaagctggggttgaggcttcatcGGATCTGTGGAAGGTGGAGAAGGTATACTACCCTCCAGCCATCCGTGAGATCGCCTCTGCCAGCTCCGAGGCTGTGAGTGCCCCAGAAGAGACTGAGACTGCTCGGCCTGAGGCTGCTCTGGTCGTACCCACTCTTGATGAGCCAGCCAAGGGGGGCGAGCTTCTTGGGGTGACAGAAACACATGGAGGCCCGAATCCTGAAACGCCCCAGGAGGCTGCCGAGTCCACAGTCAGTGCTCAGGTCTCTCATGCCGAGGAGCCGACTCTCTTGGTTCAGCCCCTTCAGACCATTCCCCCTGTTGATGTCTCCGAGGGTCCTGAGGCTAATCCTGCTCAGCTCCCCAAGGAAGGGGCCAAAATAAAGTTGAAGAAGTAGGGATCCCGGCCAACTTTTGTATTGGTTCTAGTTTAGTTTTAGTTAGTTCGCTTCTGTTTTAAGGACCTTGGAATTGtttgtaatcaaattttttgGACTACATGTATGgaattcctttcttcttttttcttttgaattatgCGTTTATTGTCATCACCGCTATTGTTATTACTGCGAACCTCGTGTCTTGTGAATTGGTTATCCTAACGGGTATGAATGGTTGCGTACATAATACATTTGAAATTAAACCCCTAAATTCTAACTCGCCGGCGTCTAGGGGACACTTAGTTTGCGTCTACCCATATTTTTAGGGGGCTGAGTGTATGATCCGAGGTACCGAGTGTGTGCTTAGGTCATATCCACAACTTTTACGaatcttgaagtagctagtttccccataggtttgagtccgaggaccatgcaaagtccgaggaccatgcaagaccttggttctgtctagtacttagatcttgttgaagtagctagttttcccataggtttgagtccgaggaccatgcaagaccttggttctgtctagtacttagatcttcttgaagtagctagtttccccataggtttgagtccgaggaccatgcaagaccttggttctgtctagtacttagatcttcttgaagtagctagtttccctataggtttgagttcgaggaccatgtaagaccttggttctgtctagtacttagatcttcttgaagtagctagtttccccataggtttgagtccgaggaccatgcaagaccttggttctgtc
Coding sequences within:
- the LOC126720859 gene encoding rust resistance kinase Lr10-like — translated: MPNGSLEKFIYKGNPSSSNHHLGWETLYKIAIGIARGLEYLHRGCNTRILHFDIKPHNILLDENFCPKISDFGLAKICPREKSTISMVGARGTTGYIAPEVFCRSFGGISRKSDVYSYGMMVLEMVGGRKNIDVSVDFTSEIYFPHWIYKRLELNEELGLLGLLEEGDEDTARKMIIVSLWCIQTNPSNRPSMSKVVDMLEGSLDSLQIPPKPYLFSPPRSPIDSSTVMMSMQYDSMH